The genomic stretch TTGGGATCGAAATCTTGGATGAAAGGGGGGATAGGTACAGCGAGTTGCAACTTATACGATCAAATAGTGGTAGGGGCACTCACCGTCGTCAATGCCTTTGGGGATGTTCTCGACGAGAGTGGTGAGATTCTTGCTGGGGCTCGTTCCCCTGAAGGGGGATATTTGAATACGGCTGAATCCATGAAGAGTCACCCCATCCCCAAAGCCTTTGGAAGAAATACCACTCTAGCCGTGGTCGCCACCAATGTGAAGATGTCCAAGGAAGAGGTGAATGGGATAGCTCGAATGGCTCACGATGGATTGGCTCGAGCCATCAATCCGGTTCATACGATGTACGACGGTGATATCGTCTTTGCTCTTGCTACTGGGGAAATTGAAGCTGAGAAGGATGCCGTTGGAGTGGTAGCTGCTGAGCTGGTTTCCGCGAGCATAAGATGTGCGGTGAGGAAGGCAAAATCCATAGCTGGAATTCCAGCCCTAACGTGAGTGAAGGGGGTGAGGAAGTGAGGGAGTAAGTAATTTAGGCTCGAATCACTTTGACTGAAGTCTGGTATCCATAGCGAACTGGAACGGAGGAGGTAATAACCATGAAAATTGAAACACGTGATATTGCAGTCGTAGGGACACTGGGTGCCCTAACGGCTGTTTTGGGTGCGACCGTGGGTTTCGTTCCCGTACCCACACCCGCTGGAGCTGCGACCTTGATGCACATTCCCGCGATCATCGCCGGAATCGTTGAGGGTCCGATAATAGGTGGATTGGTTGGTTTCATCTTTGGACTCTTCAGCTGGACTAGAGCAACCATACCTTTCTTTAAGGATCCTCTTATAGCATTTGTCCCCCGCATCTTGATCGGTGTGGTCGCCGCATACACATATAGGGCTGTGAGAAGCAAAAGGCTCGCTCCACTTTTTGGGGTTATCGTTGGACTGGTCTGTCTTTCGGGGCTGTTCTACGGTCTTTCGTGTTTGACAAAGGCGAATAAGTCTTTGTTGAGCAATCCCTTGATCATTTCGATCTTTAAGGTGTCGATTGTCATAATATCCTTGGGCATCGCTTATTCCATTTACAGAGCGATCAAGGCAAAGCGATTGGCGACTGCGGTGGCAGCCGTCACTGGGACTTTAACGAATACGGTGGGCGTACTCAGTCTCATTGTTTTTAGATTTGGGAAAGAATTTCCTCCAGAAGCGGCCTATATGGTTGGGGTAACTCATGGTATTCCAGAAATCATAATGGCGGTGATCATAGTAGTTCCCATCGTGTTGGCTCTGAATCGGGCGTTGAAAAAAGAGGTTGAATAATTTGTAAGGGGGCAGGCAAGATGGAGGTCTATAAAGCCATCTATGGGAGAAAAAGTGTTAGAGATTTCGATAGGGTTAAAGATGTACCTCCGGATTTAGTCGTGAAGCTTTTGAAGGCAGCCTGCCAGGCTCCTTCGGCGGGAAATCTTCAACCCTGGAGATTTTGGGTCATTCGTGATCAGAAACTTAAGGGTAAGTTGGCCGAAGCTGCTTTTCATCAATCCTTTGTGGCTGAAGCACCCGTCCTGATCGTGGTCTGTGCCGATCTCAGGGTGGCTTCAAGTGGCTATGGAACTCGGGGTACTACACTATATGCCATTCAAGATACTGCCGCCGCAATTGAGAATCTACTTCTTGCTGCTCATGTCGAGGGACTTGGAGCCTGCTGGGTGGGTGCCTTTGATGAGAGAAGAGCAATTCAAGCATTGGAGC from Actinomycetota bacterium encodes the following:
- a CDS encoding nitroreductase family protein — its product is MEVYKAIYGRKSVRDFDRVKDVPPDLVVKLLKAACQAPSAGNLQPWRFWVIRDQKLKGKLAEAAFHQSFVAEAPVLIVVCADLRVASSGYGTRGTTLYAIQDTAAAIENLLLAAHVEGLGACWVGAFDERRAIQALELPAHIRPLALIPIGYPAYVGTKSKKRDPLEVTEFK
- a CDS encoding ECF transporter S component, yielding MKIETRDIAVVGTLGALTAVLGATVGFVPVPTPAGAATLMHIPAIIAGIVEGPIIGGLVGFIFGLFSWTRATIPFFKDPLIAFVPRILIGVVAAYTYRAVRSKRLAPLFGVIVGLVCLSGLFYGLSCLTKANKSLLSNPLIISIFKVSIVIISLGIAYSIYRAIKAKRLATAVAAVTGTLTNTVGVLSLIVFRFGKEFPPEAAYMVGVTHGIPEIIMAVIIVVPIVLALNRALKKEVE
- a CDS encoding P1 family peptidase; amino-acid sequence: MITSVSGIRVGHYTDIESITGCTVILCPEGTIAGVEIRGGAPGTRETDLLAPMNLVTEVHAILLTGGSAFGLGAADGMMRYLEEKGIGFKTGFGKVPIVPAAVIFDLNVGDPSVRPDPEAGYQACLNASTIVKEGSVGAGTGASIGKILGSKSWMKGGIGTASCNLYDQIVVGALTVVNAFGDVLDESGEILAGARSPEGGYLNTAESMKSHPIPKAFGRNTTLAVVATNVKMSKEEVNGIARMAHDGLARAINPVHTMYDGDIVFALATGEIEAEKDAVGVVAAELVSASIRCAVRKAKSIAGIPALT